The Doryrhamphus excisus isolate RoL2022-K1 chromosome 1, RoL_Dexc_1.0, whole genome shotgun sequence genome includes a window with the following:
- the LOC131125828 gene encoding echinoderm microtubule-associated protein-like 6 isoform X4 has product MADKTAPRCQLRLEWVHGYRGHQCRNNLFYTAGKELVYFVAGVGVVYNAREHAQKFYLGHNDDIISLALHPDKVQVATGQVGKEPYICVWDTYAMQTVSILRDVHTHGVACLAFDADGQRLASVGLDAKNTLCVWDWKRGRVLATATGHSDRIFDVAWDLFVSSRLVSCGVKHIKFWTLCGNALTPKRGIFGKTGDLQTILCVATAKEQTTYSGALNGDVYVWRGISLVRTIQAAHGAGIFSMHACEEGFATGGRDGCVRLWDVDFKPITKIDLREAEQGYKGLSIRSVCWKADRILAGTQDSEIFEVMVRERDKPVLLMQGHSEGELWALDLHPKQPVAVTGSDDRSVRLWSLPDRTLLARCNMEESVRSISFNNDGSQLALGMKDGSFTVLRVRDMTEVVHIKDRKEVIHELKFSPDGSFLAVGSNDGVVDIYAVAQRFKKVGECGHSTSFITHLDWSVDSRFLQTNDGAGERLFYRMPGKMLSKEEAKGIHWMTWTGVLGPEVNSIWPKYSNLTNVNSVDANYSSAVLVTGDDLGLVKLFRFPCLKKGAKFKKYIGHSAHVTNVRWSNDLQWVISTGGADHAVFQWRFLPEGVMNGVLEPLLQEGYADSNSGDSDSDVSDVPEIDSDIEQESQHNYERQVYKDDLPQLRRKLIGSLKRQKAPEEGLRLQFVHGYRGFDCRNNLFYSQTGEVVYHVAAVAVVYNRLQHSQRFYQGHDDDILSLTVHPLKDYAATAQVGRDPAIHVWDIPTLKCLSLLKGHHSKGVCALDFTADGKSLVSVGIDEFHSIVIWDWKKGERLAKTRGHKDKVFVVKSNPFRMDKLVTLGMKHIKFWQHSGGGLTFKRGIFGNLGKQETMMSACYGRSEDFVFSGATNGDVYIWRETTLVKTVKAHDGPVFAMCSLDKGFVTGGKDGVVELWDDMFERCLKTYAIKRALLSPSSKGLLLEDNPSIRAITLGHGHILVGTKNGEILEIDKSGPMTLLVQGHMEGEVWGLATHPLLPVCATVGDDKTLRMWELSANHRMVAVRKLKKGGRCCAFSPDGKVLAVGLNDGSFLVVNADTLEDMVTFHHRRELISDIRFSQDAGKYLAVASQDSFVDIYNVLTSKRVGICKGVGSFITHVDWDSRGKLLQINTGNKEQLFFEAPRGRKQNISTAEFDKLDWASWTSVLGPTCEGIWPTYGFVNAASLTKDRKLLATGDDFGYLKLFSFPCRGQFAKFKKYVAHSANVTNVRWANDDATLLSVGGADTALMIWTREPPGHKESKVVDSEESDNDTEEDGGYDSDVAREKAVDYVTKVYSSSIRKMTGTKPHLQHKELPVDERYPLIIGWRCSCSWSHSGFQRSRPSVSRATPQPEKLLKNNVTKMKKAVEELQLEHVFGYRGFDCRNNLHYLNDGADIIFHTAAAVVIQNLSSGTQSFYLEHTDDILCLTVNQHPKYQNVIATGQIGDITDLPEADMSGFAPSIHVWDAMTKQTLSILRCSHAKGVGYVNFSATGKLLLSVGVEPEHVITVWRWQEGTRITSKGGHPERIFVVEFRPDSDTQFVSVGIKHIKFWTLVGGSLVYKKGVIGSVEDGRTQTMLSVAFGANNLTFTGAINGDVYVWREHFLVRVVAKAHSGPVFTMYTTLRDGLIVTGGKERPTKEGGAVKLWDQEMKRCRAFQLETGQPVENVRSVCRGKGKILVGTKDGEIIEVGEKNAASNTMINGHTQGGIWGLSAHPFKDVFISASDDGTIRIWDLADKKLLNKVTLGHPAKCVSYSPNGEMVSIGMENGEFIILLVNSLSVWSKKRDRSVAIQDVRFSPDNRFLAVGSLESAVDFYDLSLGPSLNRIGYCKDIPGFVIQMDFSADSKHIQVSTSTYTRQVHEVPSGKIVTEPLAIERITWATWTSILGDEVLGIWPRNADKADVNCACVSHAGLNLVTGDDFGLIKLFDFPCSEKFGKHKRYFGHSAHVTNVRFSCDDKFVISAGGSDCSLLVWKCQ; this is encoded by the exons ATGGCCGACAAGACCGCGCCACGCTGCCAGCTGAGGTTGGAGTGGGTGCACGGCTACCGAGGTCACCAGTGTCGCAACAACCTGTTCTACACAGCCGGCAAGGAACTGGTTTACTTTGTCGCCGGGGTGGGCGTGGTCTACAACGCCAGAGAGCATGCCCAGAAGTTCTACCTGGGACACaacgatgacatcatcag CCTGGCGCTCCATCCCGACAAAGTCCAAGTGGCAACGGGTCAGGTGGGAAAAGAACCGTACATCTGTGTGTGGGACACGTACGCCATGCAGACGGTCTCCATCTTGCGTGACGTGCACACGCATGGCGTTGCCTGTCTGGCTTTTGATGCTGACGGACAG cGACTGGCCTCGGTGGGTCTCGACGCCAAGAACACCTTGTGTGTGTGGGACTGGAAGAGAGGACGAGTCCTCGCCACAGCGACTGGCCACTCGGACAGA ATTTTCGATGTGGCCTGGGATCTCTTTGTTTCCAGTCGATTGGTCAGCTGCGGCGTCAAACACATCAAG TTCTGGACTTTGTGCGGAAACGCTTTGACTCCCAAGAGAGGAATTTTCGGGAAAACGGGCGACCTTCAGACCATCTTGTGTGTCGCCACCGCCAAGGAGCAGACCACTTACTCGGGCGCGCTCAATGGCGACGTGTACGTGTGGCGAGGGATCTCCCTGGTTAGGACGATACAGGCAGCACACGga GCGGGGATCTTCAGCATGCACGCCTGTGAGGAAGGTTTTGCCACCGGAGGACGAGACGGTTGCGTGCGACTGTGGGACGTCGACTTCAAACCCATCACCAAAATCGACCTTCGAGAAGCCGAGCAGGGATACAAAG GTCTGTCCATCCGCAGCGTCTGCTGGAAGGCCGACCGTATTCTGGCGGGGACGCAGGACAGCGAGATCTTCGAGGTCATGGTCCGGGAGCGGGACAAACCGGTTCTGCTGATGCAGGGTCACAGTGAGGGTGAACTCTGGGCGCTGGACCTCCATCCTAAACAACCTGTCGCTGTCACCGGGAGCGACGACCGCTCCGTCAG GCTGTGGAGTCTTCCGGATCGAACCCTGCTGGCTCGCTGTAACATGGAGGAATCAGTGCGAAGTATTTCCTTCAACAATGACGGATCTCAGCTGGCTTTGGGAATGAAGGACGGCTCCTTCACGGTCCTGCGAGTCAG GGACATGACGGAAGTGGTGCACATCAAGGACCGCAAGGAGGTCATACACGAGCTCAAGTTTTCGCCAGACGGCTCCTTCTTAGCGGTGGGGTCCAATGACGGCGTGGTTGACATCTACGCCGTCGCCCAGCGATTTAAAAAAGTGGGCGAGTGCGGCCATTCCACTTCGTTCATCACCCACCTGGATTGGTCTGTGGATTCCCGTTTCCTGCAAACTAACGACGGTGCTGGAGAACGTCTCTTTTACCGGATGCCAG GTAAAATGCTATCCAAGGAAGAGGCCAAGGGTATCCACTGGATGACGTGGACCGGGGTCCTGGGCCCGGAGGTAAACAGCATCTGGCCCAAATACTCGAACCTCACCAACGTCAACTCTGTGGATGCCAACTACAGCAGCGCCGTGCTGGTGACCGGCGACGACCTCGGTCTTGTTAAACTCTTCAGGTTCCCGTGTCTCAAGAAAG GCGCCAAATTCAAGAAGTACATCGGTCATTCCGCACATGTGACCAACGTTCGATGGTCCAATGACCTGCAGTGGGTCATCAGTACCGGTGGTGCCGATCACGCCGTCTTCCAGTGGCGGTTCCTACCCGAGGGTGTTATGAATGGCGTCCTGGAACCCCTCCTCCAAG AAGGCTATGCGGACTCCAACAGTGGCGACTCGGATTCAGACGTTTCCGACGTGCCGGAGATCGACTCGGACATCGAGCAGGAATCTCAGCACAACTATGAGCGTCAG GTGTACAAGGACGACCTCCCGCAGCTGCGGAGGAAGCTGATTGGTTCCCTAAAGAGGCAGAAAGCTCCGGAGGAGGGGCTTCGCCTGCAGTTTGTTCACGG GTACCGCGGCTTCGACTGTCGTAACAACCTGTTCTACAGTCAGACTGGGGAGGTGGTCTACCATGTGGCCGCCGTGGCGGTGGTCTACAACCGCCTGCAGCACAGTCAGAGGTTCTACCAGGGCCATGATGACGACATCCTCAGCCTCACCGTGCACCCGCTGAAAGACTACGCGGCCACTGCACAG GTGGGCCGGGACCCTGCCATCCACGTCTGGGACATCCCCACTCTGAAATGTCTGTCGCTGCTCAAAGGTCACCACAGCAAAGGAGTTTGTGCGCTCGACTTCACAG CGGATGGTAAGAGTTTGGTGTCCGTTGGAATCGATGAATTTCACTCCATCGTCATCTGGGATTGGAAGAAAGGCGAACGACTTGCTAAAACCAG GGGCCACAAGGACAAGGTTTTTGTGGTGAAGAGTAATCCGTTCAGGATGGACAAGCTGGTGACGTTGGGGATGAAACACATCAAGTTCTGGCAGCACTCGG GCGGTGGTCTGACATTCAAACGTGGGATTTTCGGGAACCTTGGCAAGCAGGAGACAATGATGTCGGCGTGTTACGGTCGCTCGGAGGACTTCGTCTTCTCAGGGGCGACAAATGGCGACGTTTACATCTGGAGAGAGACAACACTTGTGAAGACCGTCAAGGCCCACGACGGTCCCGTGTTTGCCATGTGCTCCCTGGACAAG GGTTTCGTGACAGGCGGGAAAGACGGCGTGGTGGAACTCTGGGATGACATGTTTGAAAGATGCCTGAAGACCTACGCCATCAAGAGGGCGCTTCTATCGCCGTCCTCCAAAG GCCTGCTCCTGGAAGACAACCCGTCCATCAGAGCCATCACTCTGGGTCACGGCCACATTCTGGTTGGGACCAAGAACGGAGAAATTTTGGAGATTGACAAGAGCGGCCCAATGACACTGCTGGTTCAG GGTCACATGGAAGGCGAGGTTTGGGGTTTGGCCACTCACCcgctacttcctgtctgtgccACCGTTGGCGATGACAAAACCCTGCGTATGTGGGAGCTGTCAGCCAATCACCGCATGGTTGCCGTGCGTAAGCTTAAAAAAG GTGGGCGGTGCTGCGCCTTCTCGCCAGATGGCAAAGTGCTAGCGGTGGGCCTGAACGATGGCAGCTTCCTGGTTGTGAACGCCGATACGTTGGAGGACATGGTGACCTTCCATCACCGGCGAGAGCTCATCTCCGACATACGCTTCTCCCAAG ACGCAGGGAAGTACCTGGCCGTGGCGTCGCAGGATTCCTTCGTGGACATCTACAACGTGCTGACCAGCAAGAGAGTCGGTATCTGTAAAGGAGTCGGTAGCTTCATCACTCACGTTGATTGGGACTCCAGAG GAAAACTTCTGCAGATCAACACGGGAAACAAAGAACAACTTTTCTTTGAGGCTCCAAGAGGACGCAAACAGAACATCAGCACGGCCGAG TTTGACAAACTGGACTGGGCCAGCTGGACTTCTGTTTTGGGTCCCACCTGCGAGGGAATATGGCCAACGTATGGATTTGTGAACGCCGCCTCGCTCACCAAAGACCGTAAACTGCTCGCCACCGGGGACGACTTCGGGTATCTGAAGCTTTTCAGCTTCCCGTGCAGG GGTCAGTTTGCCAAATTCAAGAAGTACGTGGCTCACAGCGCCAATGTGACCAATGTCCGCTGGGCCAATGACGACGCCACGTTGCTGTCAGTGGGTGGGGCCGACACGGCGCTCATGATCTGGACCAGAGAGCCTCCAGGTCATAAAGAGAGCAAAGTCGTCGACAGCGAAGAGTCTGACAATGACACAGAGGAGGACGGAG gctATGACAGCGATGTGGCGCGGGAGAAGGCAGTGGACTACGTGACCAAGGTCTACTCCTCCAGCATCAGGAAGATGACAGGAACTAAACCTCACCTGCAGCACAAGGAACTTCCTGTCGATGAGAGGTACCCGCTGATCATTGGTTGGCGATGTTCTTGCTCTTGGTCTCATTCCGGTTTTCAACGTTCCAGACCTTCAGTGAGTCGCGCAACACCACAGCCTGAAAAACTTCTGAAGAACAACGTGACCAAGATGAAGAAAGCAGTGGAA GAACTTCAATTGGAGCACGTTTTTGGCTACAGAGGATTTGACTGTCGCAATAACCTGCATTACCTCAACGACGGTGCCGACATAATCTTCCACACCGCTGCTGCCGTGGTGATCCAGAACCTGTCTTCCG GAACTCAGAGTTTCTATCTGGAGCACACAGACGACATTCTCTGCCTGACTGTCAACCAGCATCCCAAATACCAAAACGTCATCGCCACGGGGCAGATCG GTGACATCACGGACCTGCCAG aAGCTGACATGTCTG GCTTTGCGCCTTCTATCCACGTGTGGGACGCCATGACCAAGCAGACTCTGTCCATCCTGCGTTGCTCCCATGCTAAAGGTGTGGGCTACGTTAACTTTAGCGCGACTGGGAAGCTTCTGCTGTCTGTAGGGGTGGAACCTGAACATGTGATCACAGTTTGGAGGTGGCAGGAAG GCACCAGGATCACAAGTAAAGGTGGCCACCCTGAACGCATCTTTGTGGTGGAGTTCAGACCAGACTCGGACACCCAGTTTGTGTCGGTGGGAATCAAACACATCAAGTTTTGGACTCTGGTCGGAGGTTCGTTGGTGTACAAGAAAGGTGTGATCGGTTCCGTGGAGGACGGACGCACACAGACCATGTTGTCTGTGGCTTTTGGTGCT AACAACCTGACATTCACCGGTGCCATAAATGGAGACGTGTACGTGTGGCGGGAACACTTCCTGGTCCGGGTGGTGGCAAAGGCGCACAGTGGTCCGGTGTTCACGATGTACACCACGCTCAGGGACGGCCTCATTGTCACCGGTGGAAAAGAACGCCC GACCAAGGAAGGCGGTGCTGTCAAACTCTGGGACCAGGAGATGAAACGATGCCGAGCCTTTCAGTTGGAGACCGGCCAACCAGTGGAGAACGTCCGATCCGTCTGCAGGGGGAAG GGCAAGATCCTGGTAGGAACCAAAGACGGTGAGATCATCGAGGTCGGAGAAAAGAATGCCGCCTCCAACACCATGATCAATGGACACACGCAAGGCGGGATTTGGGGTTTGTCCGCTCACCCTTTTAAGGACGTTTTCATCTCGGCCAGCGATGACGGAACCATCCGTATTTGGGATCTGGCTGATAAG AAACTCCTCAACAAAGTGACTTTGGGACATCCTGCTAAGTGTGTGTCCTACAGTCCAAATGGAGAGATGGTCTCCATCGGAATGGAGAACGGAGAGTTCATCATCCTGCTGGTTAATTCGCTGAGTGTGTGGAGCAAGAAAAGAGACCGGAGCGTCGCAATCCAGGACGTACG CTTTAGCCCGGACAACCGCTTTCTGGCAGTAGGTTCCCTTGAAAGCGCCGTGGACTTCTACGACCTTTCTTTAGGACCGTCGCTCAACCGCATTGGGTACTGCAAAGACATTCCGGGATTCGTAATCCAGATGGACTTCTCCGCTGACAGCAAGCACATTCAG GTGTCCACCAGCACCTACACTCGACAAGTGCATGAAGTTCCTTCAGGGAAGATCGTCACAGAGCCGTTAGCGATTGAGAGGATCACTTGGGCTACCTGGACCAG CATCCTAGGTGACGAGGTTCTCGGGATTTGGCCACGTAACGCCGACAAGGCGGATGTCAACTGCGCCTGCGTATCCCACGCCGGCCTCAACCTGGTGACCGGAGACGACTTCGGACTCATTAAGCTCTTCGACTTCCCGTGCTCGGAAAAATTT GGGAAACACAAACGTTACTTCGGTCATTCTGCTCATGTGACCAACGTCCGCTTCTCCTGCGATGACAAGTTCGTCATCAGCGCCGGTGGAAGCGACTGCAG TTTGCTCGTGTGGAAATGTCAATAA